From a single Silene latifolia isolate original U9 population chromosome 6, ASM4854445v1, whole genome shotgun sequence genomic region:
- the LOC141586958 gene encoding uncharacterized protein LOC141586958 isoform X1, which yields MSRKEGLNAAPIPDQWYTLTLGSSFKDHHPQPSPKISTLRYDFMPASVDKTQPGTLHRRKDKINVEHNHVQPGKPKFNFEGTGETLNENDAVMYFDGSTFRLERLHRSVNRLKHCRLPGEQHPPLDPTSSPSLGRGVPLKPNASARPSTFTPPRPLPPPPLPPPPPLSVEVERMDIGEVERVNIDEGERMDIGEVERMDIGEVERTDIGEVERIDIGGKSRSDKSPPPEHNATISPDFDLEAHLDIMNDDDDDDEAFGPDKSAAAAFTGIDINLPHQNDTDDEIADVDVNDDNGVMGGNAAAALRALVHKEEKEEQTSSSSASSGSESSASSSRSGSGSSQSSSDSDGNSSDGDTVNSI from the exons ATGTCGAGGAAAGAGGGATTAAACGCAGCACCCATTCCCGATCAATGGTACACTTTAACTCTTGGTTCCTCCTTCAAAGATCACCATCCTCAACCTTCTCCCAAAATCTCCACTCTTCGCT ATGATTttatgccggcatcggtggataaGACCCAACCAGGAACCTTACACAGGAGGAAAGACAAGATCAATGTGGAGCACAATCATGTTCAACCTGGTAAACCTAAGTTCAATTTCGAAGGTACTGGTGAAACTCTAAACGAAAACGATGCCGTTATGTACTTTGATGGTTCTACTTTCCGACTCGAACGTCTTCATCGTTCTGTTAATCGCTTGAAACATTGCCGCCTTCCTGGTGAACAACATCCCCCGCTGGACCCCACTTCCTCACCCTCCTTAGGACGGGGTGTGCCGCTCAAACCCAATGCTTCCGCCCGCCCTTCTACGTTTACTCCGCCTCGTCCACTTCCCCCACCTCCTCTGCCTCCGCCTCCGCCTCTCTCG GTTGAAGTTGAGCGAATGGATATCGGTGAAGTTGAGCGAGTTAATATCGATGAAGGGGAGCGAATGGATATCGGTGAAGTGGAGCGAATGGATATCGGCGAAGTTGAGCGGACTGATATCGGTGAAGTTGAGCGAATTGATATTG GAGGAAAATCTAGAAGCGATAAGTCTCCTCCTCCTGAACACAACGCTACTATATCCCCAGATTTTGATCTAGAAGCTCATTTGGACATCATGaatgacgatgacgatgatgacgaaGCATTTGGGCCTGACAAAAGTGCGGCTGCCGCATTCACGGGAATCGACATCAACCTGCCTCATCAAAATGACACAGATGATGAGATTGCTGACGTGGACGTTAATGACGACAACGGGGTCATGGGCGGTAATGCAGCAGCCGCTCTTAGAGCCCTGGTGCATAAGGAAGAAAAGGAAGAGCAAACATCCAGCTCAAGTGCGAGCAGTGGGAGTGAGAGTAGCGCAAGCAGTAGCCGAAGTGGCAGTGGAAGTAGTCAAAGTAGCAGTGACAGTGACGGTAACAGTAGCGATGGTGACACGGTCAACTCTATTTGA
- the LOC141586960 gene encoding RNA-binding protein CP33, chloroplastic-like, giving the protein MASRACITSIVTPSSSSTSLSPLHAHLFHSFTHLSPKPLVKSLTLKRHNFTLSHPPPFLFPLHLCHSSSSSAFGNVESDFSDELVENPVDVEADEVQRDSVENDEKAPNAASDDGRLYVGNLPYSMTSSQLSDIFSQAGHIKSVEIIYDKMTDRSRGFGFVIMESIDEAREAIRMFDASQIGGRTVRVNFPEVPRGGERNMMGDKFRISNQSFVDTPHKIYAGNLGWSVTTQGLRDAFEEQPGFVSAKVVYERETGRSRGFGFISFSSPDAAQSALSTMNGMELDGRPLRLNIAADRSRPNSG; this is encoded by the exons ATGGCATCAAGAGCCTGTATcacctccattgtcacaccatcTTCCTCTTCAACTTCACTCTCTCCTCTTCATGCTCACCTCTTTCACTCTTTCACCCATTTATCCCCAAAACCTCTCGTTAAATCCCTCACTTTAAAACGCCATAATTTCACTCTTTCACATCctcctccctttctcttccctcttCATCTCtgtcactcttcttcttcttccgccTTCGGCAATGTCGAAAGTGATTTCTCTGATGAATTGGTAGAGAACCCTGTTGATGTGGAAGCAGATGAAGTTCAGAGAGATTCAGTAGAAAATGATGAGAAAGCTCCTAATGCAGCAAGTGATGATGGGAGGCTTTATGTGGGAAATTTGCCTTATTCTATGACTTCTTCTCAATTGTCTGATATCTTTTCACAGGCTGGTCATATCAAGTCTGTTGAG ATAATATATGATAAGATGACTGATAGAAGCAGAGGGTTTGGATTTGTGATAATGGAAAGCATTGATGAGGCAAGAGAGGCCATCCGTATGTTCGATGCTTCT CAAATTGGAGGCCGAACGGTAAGAGTGAACTTCCCGGAAGTTCCAAGGGGAGGTGAGCGGAATATGATGGGGGACAAATTCCGGATTAGCAACCAAAGCTTTGTAGACACGCCTCATAAGATCTATGCTGGTAATCTTGGATGGAGCGTTACAACACAAGGCCTTAGGGATGCATTTGAAGAGCAACCAGGTTTTGTGAGTGCCAAGGTAGTTTATGAAAGAGAAACTGGAAGATCTCGAGGTTTTGGCTTTATCTCGTTTTCATCACCCGATGCTGCACAATCCGCCTTAAGTACCATGAATGGAATG GAGCTAGATGGGCGACCTTTACGATTGAATATTGCAGCTGACAGAAGTCGCCCCAACTCAGGCTGA
- the LOC141586958 gene encoding uncharacterized protein LOC141586958 isoform X2 produces the protein MPASVDKTQPGTLHRRKDKINVEHNHVQPGKPKFNFEGTGETLNENDAVMYFDGSTFRLERLHRSVNRLKHCRLPGEQHPPLDPTSSPSLGRGVPLKPNASARPSTFTPPRPLPPPPLPPPPPLSVEVERMDIGEVERVNIDEGERMDIGEVERMDIGEVERTDIGEVERIDIGGKSRSDKSPPPEHNATISPDFDLEAHLDIMNDDDDDDEAFGPDKSAAAAFTGIDINLPHQNDTDDEIADVDVNDDNGVMGGNAAAALRALVHKEEKEEQTSSSSASSGSESSASSSRSGSGSSQSSSDSDGNSSDGDTVNSI, from the exons atgccggcatcggtggataaGACCCAACCAGGAACCTTACACAGGAGGAAAGACAAGATCAATGTGGAGCACAATCATGTTCAACCTGGTAAACCTAAGTTCAATTTCGAAGGTACTGGTGAAACTCTAAACGAAAACGATGCCGTTATGTACTTTGATGGTTCTACTTTCCGACTCGAACGTCTTCATCGTTCTGTTAATCGCTTGAAACATTGCCGCCTTCCTGGTGAACAACATCCCCCGCTGGACCCCACTTCCTCACCCTCCTTAGGACGGGGTGTGCCGCTCAAACCCAATGCTTCCGCCCGCCCTTCTACGTTTACTCCGCCTCGTCCACTTCCCCCACCTCCTCTGCCTCCGCCTCCGCCTCTCTCG GTTGAAGTTGAGCGAATGGATATCGGTGAAGTTGAGCGAGTTAATATCGATGAAGGGGAGCGAATGGATATCGGTGAAGTGGAGCGAATGGATATCGGCGAAGTTGAGCGGACTGATATCGGTGAAGTTGAGCGAATTGATATTG GAGGAAAATCTAGAAGCGATAAGTCTCCTCCTCCTGAACACAACGCTACTATATCCCCAGATTTTGATCTAGAAGCTCATTTGGACATCATGaatgacgatgacgatgatgacgaaGCATTTGGGCCTGACAAAAGTGCGGCTGCCGCATTCACGGGAATCGACATCAACCTGCCTCATCAAAATGACACAGATGATGAGATTGCTGACGTGGACGTTAATGACGACAACGGGGTCATGGGCGGTAATGCAGCAGCCGCTCTTAGAGCCCTGGTGCATAAGGAAGAAAAGGAAGAGCAAACATCCAGCTCAAGTGCGAGCAGTGGGAGTGAGAGTAGCGCAAGCAGTAGCCGAAGTGGCAGTGGAAGTAGTCAAAGTAGCAGTGACAGTGACGGTAACAGTAGCGATGGTGACACGGTCAACTCTATTTGA